The Thunnus maccoyii chromosome 9, fThuMac1.1, whole genome shotgun sequence genome includes a region encoding these proteins:
- the LOC121904392 gene encoding hydroxycarboxylic acid receptor 3-like, with protein sequence MPCNFNGTLLGSVLPPLLITEFVLGVLGNGLALWIFCFHLKPWKSSTVLLFNLAMADFLLSLALPFRASYYISGIMWMFGDPFCNFCLFMLAMNRSGSAFFLMAIALDRYMRVVHPHHPINYLSVSKAVCGAFALWLLTVSMTAHVFTLEHNDTDKCESFMIKAASDYSLTWHKFAFLFSFYMPLLVMVFCTVRIIVHLRGRQLAQNPKIKKALCAITVVLVLFIICFLPSNIVQLLIWIKTLQVAKTLPESEICPTMEYLTSAFYITISMTYLNTVLDPVVYYFSSSVFKNFCRKALHLPKSAVSESTERKTRETGSQSLSQL encoded by the coding sequence ATGCCATGCAACTTCAATGGAACTCTGCTGGGCAGCGTGCTCCCTCCTCTGTTGATAACAGAGTTTGTTCTTGGAGTCCTTGGCAATGGTTTGGCTCTCTGGATCTTCTGCTTCCACCTGAAGCCCTGGAAGAGCAGCACGGTGTTACTCTTCAACCTGGCGATGGCTGACTTTCTGCTCAGTTTGGCTTTGCCTTTCCGTGCCAGCTACTACATCTCTGGGATCATGTGGATGTTTGGAGACCCTTTCTGCAACTTCTGCCTCTTCATGTTGGCAATGAACCGCAGTGGAAGTGCCTTCTTCTTGATGGCTATCGCTCTGGACAGGTACATGCGTGTGGTGCATCCTCATCATCCCATCAACTACTTGAGTGTCTCCAAAGCTGTATGCGGAGCATTTGCACTGTGGTTGCTCACCGTTTCTATGACTGCTCATGTCTTCACTTTGGAACACAATGACACGGATAAGTGTGAGAGCTTCATGATTAAGGCTGCATCTGACTACAGTCTCACCTGGCATAAATTTgcgtttctgttttctttctataTGCCTCTGCTTGTGATGGTCTTCTGCACAGTGCGCATTATTGTCCATCTGAGAGGGAGACAGCTGGCACAGAATCCAAAGATCAAGAAGGCTCTGTGCGCCATCACAGTGGTGTTGGTGCTCTTTATTATTTGCTTCCTCCCAAGCAACATCGTACAGCTGCTGATTTGGATCAAGACCTTACAGGTAGCCAAGACCCTCCCTGAATCTGAAATCTGTCCAACAATGGAGTACCTGACCTCCGCATTTTACATCACCATCAGCATGACCTATCTCAACACCGTGTTGGATCCTGTGGTCTATTACTTCTCCAGCTCTGTCTTCAAGAACTTCTGCAGGAAAGCTCTTCATCTGCCCAAATCAGCTGTTTCTGAAagtacagagaggaaaacccGAGAAACAGGCTCCCAGTCGCTCAGCCAGCTTTGA
- the LOC121904452 gene encoding hydroxycarboxylic acid receptor 3-like, with protein MPCDFNGTLLSSVLPPLLITEFVLGVLGNGLALWIFCFHLKPWKSSTVLFFNLAMADFLLSLALPFRASYYISGIKWMFGDPFCNFCLFMLAMNRSGSAFFLMAIALDRYMRVVHPHHPINYLSVSKAVCGAFALWLLTVSMTAHVFTLEHNNTDKCESFMIKAAPDYSLTWHKFAFLFSFYMPLLVMVFCTVRIIVHLRGRQLAQNPKIKKALCAITVVLVLFIICFLPSNIVQLLIWIKTEKEAKTLLKSEICPEMEYLTSAFYITISMTYLNTVLDPVVYYFSSSVFKNFCRKALHLPQSAVAESTERKTQETGSQSLSQL; from the coding sequence ATGCCATGCGACTTCAATGGAACTCTGCTGAGCAGCGTGCTCCCTCCTCTGTTGATAACAGAGTTTGTTCTTGGAGTCCTTGGCAATGGTTTGGCTCTCTGGATCTTCTGCTTCCACCTGAAGCCCTGGAAGAGCAGCACGGTGTTATTCTTCAACCTGGCGATGGCTGACTTTCTGCTCAGTTTGGCTTTGCCTTTCCGTGCCAGCTACTACATCTCTGGGATCAAGTGGATGTTTGGAGACCCTTTCTGCAACTTCTGCCTCTTCATGTTGGCAATGAACCGCAGTGGAAGTGCCTTCTTCTTGATGGCTATCGCTCTGGACAGGTACATGCGTGTGGTGCATCCTCATCATCCCATCAACTACTTGAGTGTCTCCAAAGCCGTATGCGGAGCATTTGCACTGTGGTTGCTCACCGTTTCTATGACTGCTCATGTCTTCACTTTGGAACACAACAACACGGATAAGTGTGAGAGCTTCATGATTAAGGCTGCACCTGACTACAGTCTCACCTGGCATAaatttgcatttctgttttccttCTATATGCCTCTGCTTGTGATGGTCTTCTGCACAGTGCGCATTATTGTCCATCTGAGAGGGAGACAGCTGGCACAGAATCCAAAGATCAAAAAGGCTCTGTGCGCCATCACAGTGGTGTTGGTGCTCTTTATTATTTGCTTCCTCCCAAGCAACATCGTACAGCTGCTGATTTGGATCAAGACTGAAAAGGAAGCCAAGACCCTCCTTAAATCTGAAATCTGTCCAGAAATGGAGTACCTGACCTCCGCATTTTACATCACCATCAGCATGACCTATCTCAACACCGTGTTGGATCCTGTGGTCTACTACTTCTCCAGCTCTGTCTTCAAGAACTTCTGCAGGAAAGCTCTTCATCTGCCCCAATCAGCTGTTGCTGAAagtacagagaggaaaacccAAGAAACAGGCTCCCAGTCGCTCAGCCAGCTTTGA
- the LOC121904414 gene encoding hydroxycarboxylic acid receptor 3-like has protein sequence MFPFKECRQSSRGVNFFVCSQRGITDLKMPCDFNGTLLGSVLPPLLITEFVLGVLGNGLALWIFCFHLKPWKSSTVLLFNLAMADFLLSLALPFRASYYISGIMWMFGDPFCNFCLFMLAMNRSGSAFFLMAIALDRYMRVVHPHHPINYLSVSKAVCGAFALWLLTVSMTAHVFTLEHNNTDKCESFKIKAASDYSLTWHKFAFLFSFYMPLLVMVFCTVRIISHLRGRQLAQNPKIKKALCFVTVVLVLFIICFLPSNIIQLLIWIKTQQVAKTLPESEICPTMEYLTSAFYITISMTYLNTVLDPVVYYFSSSVFKNFCRKALHLPQSALAESTERKTRETGSQTLSQL, from the coding sequence ATGTTCCCCTTCAAAGAATGCAGGCAGTCCTCAAGGGGGGTTAATTTCTTCGTCTGCAGCCAGAGAGGTATCACGGATCTCAAGATGCCATGCGACTTCAATGGAACTCTGCTGGGCAGCGTGCTCCCTCCTCTGTTGATAACAGAGTTTGTTCTTGGAGTCCTCGGCAATGGTTTGGCTCTCTGGATCTTCTGCTTCCACCTGAAGCCCTGGAAGAGCAGCACGGTGTTACTCTTCAACCTGGCGATGGCTGACTTTCTGCTCAGTTTGGCTTTGCCTTTCCGTGCCAGCTACTACATCTCTGGGATCATGTGGATGTTTGGAGACCCTTTCTGCAACTTCTGCCTCTTCATGTTGGCAATGAACCGCAGTGGAAGTGCCTTCTTCTTGATGGCTATCGCTCTGGACAGGTACATGCGTGTGGTGCATCCTCATCATCCCATCAACTACTTGAGTGTCTCCAAAGCCGTATGCGGAGCATTTGCACTGTGGTTGCTCACCGTTTCTATGACTGCTCATGTCTTCACTTTGGAACACAACAACACGGATAAGTGTGAGAGCTTCAAGATTAAGGCTGCATCTGACTACAGTCTCACCTGGCATAAATTTGCGTTTCTGTTTTCCTTCTATATGCCTCTGCTTGTGATGGTCTTCTGCACAGTGCGCATTATTAGCCATCTGAGAGGGAGACAGCTGGCACAGAATCCAAAGATCAAGAAGGCTCTGTGCTTCGTCACAGTGGTGTTGGTGCTCTTTATTATTTGCTTCCTCCCAAGCAACATCATACAGCTGCTGATTTGGATCAAGACCCAACAGGTAGCCAAGACCCTCCCTGAATCTGAAATCTGTCCAACAATGGAGTACCTGACCTCCGCATTTTACATCACCATCAGCATGACCTATCTCAACACCGTGTTGGATCCTGTGGTCTACTACTTCTCCAGCTCTGTCTTCAAGAACTTCTGCAGGAAAGCTCTTCATCTGCCCCAATCAGCTCTTGCTGAAagtacagagaggaaaacccGAGAAACAGGCTCCCAGACGCTCAGCCAGCTTTGA